Below is a window of Sulfitobacter sp. SK012 DNA.
CCAGGAGCAAAAAGACCCAAGGGCTGCTCGACAAATCTTGAACGAACGCAACCAGTATTTGTGGCAACTGCTCAAGCGTGATCATCCAACCCAGAACCGTTGTCGCCCCGATCACCACCATCACCACAGCCGAGGTCACAAAGGCATCTATGATCAACGACGGCAAATCGCGTAGGTGAAAATCTCGGTAAATTACGATGGTCACAAACAATCCGTATACCACCGCAACAGCAGCCGCCTCGGTTGGCGTTACCCAGCCCGTGAAAATACCACCAAGGATCAACACAGGCATAAACAATGCAGGTGCCGTGCCGACGAACGAACGCCACAGCTCCCCTTTGGTCGTCATGCGTCCACCCGGATCACAGCCCGTAGATTTTCCGACCCAATAACAAACACCCATGAAAAACAAACCAAAGATCACACCGGGGATCATCCCCGCAAGAAACAGGTCAGCTACTGAAACGTTGCCGACAAACCCGTAGATCAACATGGGGATCGAAGGCGGGATGATAATTCCAATAGTACCAGCCGCCGCAACAAGGCCGGCCGCAAACGGACGGTGATAACCTTCCTTTGCCATGTTCTTGATCATTACTGACCCGATAGCCGCTGAATCCGCGATTGCCGATCCTGATATTCCACCAAAGATCATCGAGGCGCCAACCACGACCATCCCTAACCCGCCGGGCATGAACCCAAAGGCTGCACGTGCAAAACCGATGATGCGCAGGCCAACGCCACCGCGTGACATCAGCTCACCTGCGACAATGAACAATGGAATCGCAAGGAAGTGGTTCGGCTCCACCCCGCCAATAAAGTTCAGATAGACCGCCTGAAGCGGATAGCCGGATAGACCGAAGACAAAGATCGGCAAAATCGCGGTCAGCAGGATTGCCCAAACCAGTGGAATGCCAAGAAAGACAGTCACCAGAAAAACGGCAACAATAAACAAAAGGATCATAGCGTGGCCCCTGTGTCCGCGTCA
It encodes the following:
- a CDS encoding TRAP transporter large permease is translated as MILLFIVAVFLVTVFLGIPLVWAILLTAILPIFVFGLSGYPLQAVYLNFIGGVEPNHFLAIPLFIVAGELMSRGGVGLRIIGFARAAFGFMPGGLGMVVVGASMIFGGISGSAIADSAAIGSVMIKNMAKEGYHRPFAAGLVAAAGTIGIIIPPSIPMLIYGFVGNVSVADLFLAGMIPGVIFGLFFMGVCYWVGKSTGCDPGGRMTTKGELWRSFVGTAPALFMPVLILGGIFTGWVTPTEAAAVAVVYGLFVTIVIYRDFHLRDLPSLIIDAFVTSAVVMVVIGATTVLGWMITLEQLPQILVAFVQDLSSSPWVFLLLVNVVMLVLGLVLDPVPAILLTAPLFLPTAQSFGVDPVHLGVIMTCNVAVGLFTPPVGATLYVASRISGDGVLAIARAMAPLYIAALGALMLVTYVPAVSMTMVEIFR